A window of the Kosakonia radicincitans DSM 16656 genome harbors these coding sequences:
- a CDS encoding EAL domain-containing protein, translated as MNIKTLEIADKKLSVTAEFKPVMHLSGKTIFRYEVLAKIYNASDRWLSVEQSFDILEREAIKAINDFLFETVCELLKMKEGITVSFKLPAQLMNDMAYLASLYQQCGHHHVSPQRIEIEIGEWLTDIPQTPRQAFLQQARTYGFMLSLDDFGARDEAADSLRLFRFDTIKLARTLVYGIAASPAKLSTLHNLIDKVIPAGTHVICEGVERSSDLALLSRYSHIGIEGYIFSPPLTFSQLRLLEDF; from the coding sequence ATGAATATAAAAACACTCGAAATTGCGGACAAAAAACTTAGCGTTACTGCAGAGTTCAAACCCGTCATGCACCTTTCTGGAAAAACTATTTTCCGCTACGAAGTTCTTGCCAAAATTTATAATGCCAGCGATCGTTGGCTTTCAGTGGAACAATCCTTCGATATTCTTGAGAGAGAAGCCATTAAAGCCATTAACGATTTTTTGTTTGAGACCGTCTGCGAACTGCTGAAAATGAAAGAAGGCATCACGGTTTCATTCAAACTTCCCGCTCAGTTAATGAATGATATGGCGTACCTTGCCAGCCTTTACCAGCAGTGCGGGCATCATCACGTATCGCCGCAACGCATTGAGATTGAGATTGGCGAGTGGCTGACTGATATACCACAGACGCCTCGTCAGGCATTTTTACAGCAGGCGAGAACCTATGGTTTTATGCTCTCGTTAGATGATTTTGGCGCCCGGGATGAAGCCGCCGACAGTCTGCGGCTGTTTCGCTTTGACACAATTAAACTCGCGCGAACGCTGGTCTACGGAATTGCCGCCAGCCCGGCAAAATTATCAACACTTCACAATTTGATCGACAAGGTGATCCCGGCAGGCACACATGTAATTTGCGAGGGTGTGGAACGTTCATCCGACCTTGCTCTGCTCAGCCGCTACAGCCATATCGGCATCGAGGGGTACATTTTCTCTCCCCCGTTAACCTTCAGTCAGTTGCGGCTGCTGGAAGACTTTTAA
- the lpxP gene encoding kdo(2)-lipid IV(A) palmitoleoyltransferase: MTSFKLSFLHPRHWVTWVGLALLWLLVQLPYPVLARLGAGLGHHSRRFLKRRERIARRNLELCFPVMSEALRDALIAKNFMSLGMGLIETGMAWFWSDKRVRRWFDVEGYQHLQAAQASEQGVMVVGVHFMSLELGGRVMGLCQPMMATYRPHNNPLMEWVQTRGRMRSNKNMIDRRNLKGLVNALKQGEAVWFAPDQDYGRKGSTFAPFFSVKNAATTNGTFVLSRLSGAKMLTVTMVRKTDGSGYSLHIGPALNDYPGEDEFAAASYMNKVIEREILRAPEQYLWIHRRFKTRPLGEPSLYN, encoded by the coding sequence ATGACATCGTTTAAACTCTCATTTTTACACCCGCGCCACTGGGTGACCTGGGTCGGCCTGGCTTTGCTCTGGCTGCTCGTTCAACTTCCTTATCCCGTTTTGGCCCGCCTTGGCGCAGGGCTTGGACATCACTCCCGCCGTTTTCTGAAGCGTCGCGAACGTATTGCGCGCCGTAATCTTGAACTCTGTTTTCCGGTGATGAGCGAAGCGCTGCGTGATGCGCTGATTGCCAAAAACTTTATGTCGCTGGGTATGGGGTTAATTGAAACCGGCATGGCATGGTTCTGGTCAGATAAGCGCGTGCGCCGCTGGTTTGATGTTGAAGGTTACCAGCATTTACAGGCCGCGCAGGCCAGCGAGCAGGGCGTGATGGTTGTCGGCGTGCATTTCATGTCGCTGGAGCTGGGCGGCCGCGTGATGGGATTGTGCCAGCCGATGATGGCCACCTATCGCCCGCACAACAACCCGCTGATGGAGTGGGTACAGACGCGTGGACGTATGCGTTCAAATAAAAATATGATCGACCGCCGTAACCTGAAAGGGCTGGTGAATGCGTTAAAACAGGGTGAAGCTGTCTGGTTCGCGCCGGATCAGGATTATGGCCGCAAGGGCAGTACCTTCGCGCCATTCTTCTCGGTGAAAAATGCCGCCACTACCAACGGCACGTTTGTACTTTCGCGCCTGTCGGGCGCTAAAATGCTGACGGTGACGATGGTGCGCAAAACCGATGGCTCAGGTTATTCATTGCATATTGGTCCTGCATTAAATGATTATCCTGGCGAGGATGAGTTTGCGGCAGCCAGTTATATGAATAAAGTGATTGAGCGCGAAATCTTGCGCGCGCCGGAACAGTATCTGTGGATCCATCGCCGCTTCAAAACCCGTCCGCTCGGTGAACCTTCGCTCTATAACTGA
- the menI gene encoding 1,4-dihydroxy-2-naphthoyl-CoA hydrolase, producing the protein MIWKRAVTLEALNAMGDGNMVGLLDIRFERITDDALEASMPVDERTHQPFGLLHGGASVVLAETLGSVAGYLCTEGDQKVVGLEVNANHLRSVRSGRVRGVCRALHTGGRHQVWQIDLFDEQSRLCCSSRLTTAIV; encoded by the coding sequence ATGATCTGGAAACGTGCAGTCACGCTGGAAGCGCTCAATGCTATGGGCGACGGTAATATGGTTGGTCTGCTGGATATTCGTTTTGAGCGCATCACGGATGATGCGCTGGAAGCCTCCATGCCGGTAGATGAACGCACGCACCAGCCGTTTGGCCTGCTGCACGGCGGTGCGTCGGTCGTGCTGGCGGAGACGCTTGGCTCGGTGGCTGGTTATTTATGCACCGAAGGGGATCAAAAAGTGGTCGGGCTGGAGGTGAATGCTAACCACTTGCGTTCGGTGCGCAGCGGCCGGGTGCGCGGCGTTTGCCGTGCGCTACATACGGGCGGACGTCATCAGGTCTGGCAAATCGATCTGTTTGATGAACAGTCGCGGCTTTGCTGCTCATCCCGTCTGACCACTGCAATTGTCTGA
- the ydiJ gene encoding D-2-hydroxyglutarate dehydrogenase YdiJ — protein sequence MIPQISQAPGVVQLVLNFLQALEQQGFTGDTATNYADRLTMATDNSIYQLLPDAVVFPRSTSDVALITRLAAEERFRTLVFTPRGGGTGTNGQALNQGIIVDMSRYMNRIMEINPEEGWVRVEAGVIKDQLNQFLKPYGFFFAPELSTSNRATLGGMINTDASGQGSLVYGKTSDHVLGVRAVLLGGDILDTQAMPVALAETLGKANTAIGRVYKTVLERCRDNRQLILDKFPKLNRFLTGYDLRHVFNDEMTEFDLTRVLTGSEGTLAFITEARLDITRLPKVRRLVNVKYDSFDSALRNAPFMVEARALSVETVDSKVLNLAREDIVWHSVKELITDVPYKTLLGLNIVEFAGDDQELIDGQVAALCQRLDALMANGEGGVIGWQLCEDLAGIERIYAMRKKAVGLLGNAKGAAKPIPFAEDTCVPPEHLADYIVEFRALLDSHGLSYGMFGHVDAGVLHVRPALDMCDPQQEVLMKSISDEVVALTAKYGGLLWGEHGKGFRAEYSPAFFGAQLYGELRKIKAAFDPENRLNPGKICPPEGVDAPMKQVDDVKRGTLDRQIPIAVRTSWRGAMECNGNGLCFNFDVKSPMCPSMKISANRIHSPKGRATLVREWLRLLADRGVDPLKLEKELPEKRASLRTLIERTRNSWHARRGEYDFSHEVKEAMSGCLACKACSTQCPIKIDVPEFRSRFLQLYHSRYLRPVRDHLVATVESYAPLMARAPKTFNFFMSQPWVRSLSAKHIGMVDLPLLSVPSLQRQMVGHRTANMTLEQLEQLNAAQKAKTVLVVQDPFTSYYDAQVVADFVRLVEKLGFEPVVLPFSPNGKAQHIKGFLNRFAKTAQKTADFLNRVAQLGMPMVGVDPALVLCYRDEYKLALGDKRGDFHVQLVHEWLPAALEHVEARAVSGEPWYLFGHCTEVTALPGATGQWATIFARFGAKLENVSVGCCGMAGTYGHEVKNHASSLGIYELSWHQAIQRLPRNRCLATGYSCRSQVKRVEGNGVRHPLQALLEILG from the coding sequence ATGATCCCACAGATTTCCCAGGCACCCGGCGTTGTTCAGCTGGTGCTGAATTTTTTGCAAGCACTGGAGCAGCAAGGTTTTACAGGTGATACCGCCACGAATTATGCCGACAGGCTGACGATGGCGACAGACAACAGTATTTACCAGTTATTACCCGATGCAGTCGTTTTTCCCCGTTCAACATCCGATGTTGCACTGATAACCCGTCTGGCGGCGGAAGAACGCTTCCGCACGCTGGTGTTTACGCCGCGCGGCGGCGGCACCGGCACCAATGGACAGGCACTGAACCAGGGCATCATTGTCGATATGTCCCGCTATATGAACCGCATCATGGAGATCAACCCGGAAGAGGGCTGGGTGCGTGTTGAAGCGGGCGTCATTAAGGATCAGCTTAACCAGTTCCTGAAACCTTACGGGTTCTTTTTCGCGCCGGAGCTCTCCACCAGTAACCGCGCGACGCTCGGCGGAATGATCAACACCGATGCTTCTGGTCAGGGTTCACTGGTATACGGTAAAACCTCCGATCACGTTTTGGGCGTGCGCGCGGTGCTGCTGGGCGGTGATATTCTCGACACGCAGGCGATGCCGGTGGCGTTGGCGGAAACGCTGGGCAAGGCCAACACGGCAATTGGTCGCGTCTACAAAACCGTACTTGAACGCTGCCGCGACAATCGCCAGTTGATCCTCGATAAATTTCCGAAACTGAACCGTTTCCTGACCGGCTACGACCTGCGTCACGTCTTTAATGATGAGATGACGGAGTTCGATCTTACCCGCGTGTTAACCGGGTCGGAAGGAACGCTGGCGTTTATCACCGAAGCGCGGCTCGACATCACCCGGCTACCGAAAGTGCGTCGCCTGGTGAACGTCAAATATGACTCGTTTGATTCCGCCTTGCGCAATGCGCCGTTTATGGTGGAAGCGCGCGCGCTGTCGGTAGAGACCGTGGATTCGAAAGTCCTGAACCTGGCACGGGAAGATATCGTCTGGCATTCAGTAAAAGAGCTGATTACCGATGTGCCGTATAAAACGCTGCTCGGCCTGAATATTGTTGAGTTCGCCGGTGACGATCAGGAATTGATTGACGGTCAGGTCGCGGCGCTGTGCCAGCGGCTGGATGCGCTGATGGCCAACGGTGAAGGCGGGGTCATTGGCTGGCAGCTTTGCGAGGATCTGGCCGGGATTGAGCGCATTTATGCGATGCGTAAAAAAGCGGTCGGTCTGCTGGGTAACGCTAAAGGGGCGGCCAAACCGATCCCGTTTGCTGAAGATACCTGCGTACCGCCGGAACATCTGGCGGATTATATCGTTGAGTTCCGCGCGCTGCTGGACAGCCACGGTCTGAGCTATGGCATGTTTGGTCACGTGGATGCCGGGGTGTTGCACGTGCGTCCGGCGCTGGACATGTGCGATCCGCAGCAAGAAGTATTGATGAAATCCATCTCTGATGAGGTGGTGGCGCTGACGGCGAAATATGGTGGTCTGCTATGGGGGGAACACGGGAAAGGGTTCCGCGCCGAGTACAGCCCGGCCTTTTTCGGCGCTCAGCTTTATGGCGAGCTGCGAAAAATCAAAGCGGCATTCGATCCTGAGAACCGCCTGAATCCCGGTAAAATTTGTCCTCCGGAGGGCGTGGATGCGCCAATGAAACAGGTGGATGACGTGAAACGCGGGACTCTGGATCGGCAAATTCCTATTGCGGTGCGCACTTCATGGCGTGGGGCGATGGAGTGTAACGGTAACGGTCTGTGCTTTAACTTTGATGTGAAAAGCCCGATGTGCCCGTCGATGAAGATTTCCGCTAACCGAATCCATTCACCGAAAGGGCGCGCGACGCTGGTACGTGAGTGGCTGCGCTTGCTGGCGGATCGTGGTGTTGATCCGCTGAAACTGGAAAAAGAGCTGCCGGAGAAACGCGCCAGCCTGCGTACATTGATTGAGCGTACCCGCAACAGCTGGCATGCACGGCGTGGTGAGTATGACTTCTCGCACGAGGTGAAAGAGGCGATGTCCGGCTGCCTGGCCTGCAAAGCTTGCTCCACGCAGTGTCCGATTAAAATCGATGTGCCGGAATTCCGTTCGCGCTTCCTGCAACTTTATCACAGCCGTTATCTGCGCCCGGTGCGCGATCATCTGGTTGCTACGGTAGAAAGCTATGCGCCGCTGATGGCGCGGGCGCCGAAGACGTTTAACTTCTTTATGAGTCAGCCGTGGGTGCGTTCGCTGTCGGCCAAACATATCGGCATGGTCGATTTACCGCTGCTGTCGGTGCCCTCCCTGCAGCGTCAGATGGTGGGTCACCGCACGGCAAATATGACGCTGGAGCAGCTTGAACAGCTCAATGCGGCGCAGAAAGCGAAAACGGTGCTGGTGGTACAGGATCCGTTTACCAGCTATTACGATGCGCAGGTGGTGGCTGACTTTGTGCGGCTGGTGGAGAAACTCGGCTTTGAGCCGGTGGTGCTACCTTTCTCGCCGAACGGCAAGGCGCAACACATTAAAGGGTTCCTCAATCGCTTTGCCAAAACTGCGCAGAAGACCGCCGATTTCCTCAATCGCGTGGCACAACTGGGAATGCCGATGGTGGGCGTCGATCCGGCGCTGGTGCTATGCTATCGCGACGAGTACAAACTGGCGCTGGGCGATAAGCGCGGTGATTTCCATGTTCAGTTGGTGCATGAGTGGTTGCCTGCGGCGCTGGAGCATGTCGAGGCCCGCGCGGTGAGCGGTGAACCGTGGTATCTGTTTGGCCACTGTACGGAAGTGACGGCATTGCCGGGCGCGACGGGGCAGTGGGCGACGATCTTCGCTCGTTTCGGCGCGAAGCTGGAAAATGTCAGCGTGGGCTGCTGCGGTATGGCTGGTACTTACGGCCACGAAGTGAAGAACCACGCCAGTTCGCTGGGCATTTATGAGCTTTCCTGGCACCAGGCGATACAGCGTCTGCCGCGTAACCGCTGTCTGGCGACCGGCTACTCATGCCGTAGCCAGGTGAAGCGCGTTGAGGGTAACGGGGTGCGCCATCCATTACAGGCTTTGCTGGAGATACTGGGATGA
- the ydiK gene encoding AI-2E family transporter YdiK, with protein MVDLRQSRDVPQVMLSVLFLAIMIIACLWIVQPFILGFAWAGTVVIATWPLLLRLQRLLFGRRSLAVLVMMLLLILLFIVPVALLVNSLVDSSGPVIHAITTGSMSPPDLAWLHSIPLVGEKLYSGWHNLLDMGGTAIMAKLRPYVGATTTWFVGQAAHIGRFMLHCGLMLLFSALLYWRGEQVAQGIRHFAVRLAARRGDAAVLLAGQAIRAVALGVVVTALVQAVLGGIGLAISGVPYATLLTVVMLMTCLIQIGPLLVLVPAIIWLYWSGDSTWGTVLLVWSCVVATLDNFIRPVLIRMGADLPLILILSGVIGGLIAFGMIGLFIGPVLLAVSWRLFSAWVNEVPEPTTRPEDILNDEQNSGASS; from the coding sequence ATGGTTGATCTACGTCAGTCCAGGGATGTGCCGCAAGTGATGCTGTCGGTACTGTTTTTAGCAATCATGATTATCGCCTGTTTGTGGATTGTTCAGCCCTTTATCCTCGGTTTTGCCTGGGCGGGAACCGTAGTGATAGCCACCTGGCCGTTGCTGTTACGTCTGCAACGCCTGCTATTTGGCCGACGCTCGCTGGCGGTGCTGGTGATGATGTTGCTCTTAATCCTGCTGTTTATTGTTCCCGTTGCCCTGCTGGTGAACAGCCTGGTGGACTCCAGTGGCCCGGTTATCCATGCCATTACCACCGGTTCGATGTCACCGCCCGATCTCGCATGGCTGCACAGCATTCCGCTGGTCGGTGAAAAGCTCTATAGCGGCTGGCATAACCTGCTGGATATGGGCGGCACCGCGATCATGGCGAAACTGCGGCCTTACGTTGGCGCAACCACTACGTGGTTTGTCGGCCAGGCCGCGCATATTGGGCGTTTTATGCTGCACTGCGGCCTGATGCTGTTATTCAGCGCCTTGCTCTACTGGCGTGGTGAGCAGGTTGCGCAGGGGATTCGCCATTTCGCCGTTCGTCTGGCGGCCAGGCGCGGCGATGCGGCGGTACTCCTCGCCGGTCAGGCTATCCGCGCTGTGGCGCTGGGCGTGGTCGTGACCGCGCTGGTGCAGGCGGTTCTGGGCGGAATCGGGCTGGCCATTTCTGGCGTCCCTTACGCTACGCTGCTCACCGTCGTGATGCTGATGACCTGTCTTATTCAGATTGGGCCATTGCTGGTGCTGGTTCCGGCGATCATCTGGCTTTACTGGAGCGGCGATTCCACCTGGGGTACCGTGCTGCTGGTCTGGAGCTGCGTGGTCGCCACGCTGGATAACTTTATCCGCCCGGTGCTTATTCGCATGGGCGCAGACTTACCGCTGATTTTGATCCTCTCCGGCGTCATCGGCGGGTTGATCGCATTTGGTATGATCGGCCTGTTTATTGGCCCGGTGCTGCTGGCCGTCTCATGGCGTCTTTTCTCCGCATGGGTGAATGAAGTACCCGAACCGACCACGCGCCCAGAAGATATATTGAATGACGAGCAAAATTCGGGAGCCTCTTCCTGA
- a CDS encoding glycoside hydrolase family 3 N-terminal domain-containing protein, translated as MSAIYQDPGRPVSERVADLLARMTPEEKFAQMHALWLVLSEDGEHRERSDLSDEFAGVSAQAALAERLTRGIGQITRPLGTHIVDAKSGVRAANRLQKTMVEETRLGIPALFHEECLVGLLCKDATLFPSSLNYGSTWDPALIKRTAQQIGEEARSTGCKQGLAPVLDVSRDVRWGRTEETFGEDPWLVGVMACAYVEGLQGERGDMLATLKHYVGHSFSEGARNHAPVHLGFCELNDTFLLPFEMAVKLAKAGSVMPAYHDIDNQPGHSDHFLLTTLLREEWGFDGIIVADYGGVSLLHQHHGVSHDAAESAALAFNAGLDIELPKDDCARHLAEAVERGLISMAKIDEIVARVLAVKFRLGLFEQPYTDERRIVLQSDAALQAARDVATRSLTLLENNGILPLRGAAKVAVVGPTADDPLALLSGYSFPVHLIISDMLEETSQVTTPLAALRQALGEGNVRYAKGCHIIEKRMAGAPVFPGDASGKPMQQSPVSMDQSLIPQAVRAAQESDVVIACVGDLAGLFQSGTVGEGSDTDSLSLPGVQQRLLEALVETGKPVVVVMTGGRPYNLQGLETRVAAWLMAWAPGQEGGYAIADVLTGRAEPQGRLVVSVPKSAGAMPYYYNHKLKSGGTPFAFHFGSRYPFGYGLSWTQFDYAPLVLLTPEVAIDGEIALQVRVTNVGERSGGEVVQIYVRDKVASMVRPVQELKAFQRVDLSPGESATLTFTLPVDMLNFTRRDGKRIVEPGEFELRAGASSGDIRATATVNVTGETRVLPAAWRMMSHCEINR; from the coding sequence GCGGAACGGTTAACGCGCGGTATCGGGCAGATTACCCGTCCGCTCGGTACGCATATTGTTGATGCGAAAAGCGGCGTAAGAGCCGCTAACCGGCTGCAAAAAACCATGGTAGAAGAGACGCGGCTGGGGATCCCGGCGCTGTTTCACGAAGAGTGCCTGGTGGGCTTGTTGTGCAAAGACGCCACGCTATTTCCTTCATCGCTCAACTATGGTTCGACCTGGGACCCGGCGCTGATCAAACGCACCGCACAGCAAATCGGCGAAGAAGCGCGCAGCACCGGTTGCAAGCAGGGATTGGCGCCGGTGCTGGATGTTTCGCGCGATGTGCGCTGGGGCCGCACCGAGGAGACGTTTGGCGAAGATCCGTGGCTGGTGGGCGTGATGGCCTGCGCTTATGTTGAGGGGTTGCAGGGTGAGCGGGGCGATATGCTGGCGACGCTTAAACACTACGTTGGCCACTCTTTCAGCGAAGGCGCGCGCAACCATGCGCCGGTGCACCTGGGTTTTTGCGAACTTAACGACACCTTTTTGTTGCCCTTTGAAATGGCTGTCAAACTGGCGAAAGCCGGTTCGGTGATGCCCGCTTATCACGACATCGATAATCAACCTGGGCACAGCGATCATTTTCTGCTGACCACGCTGCTGCGCGAAGAGTGGGGCTTTGATGGCATTATTGTTGCCGATTATGGCGGTGTCAGCCTGCTCCATCAGCATCACGGCGTCAGTCATGATGCGGCAGAATCGGCGGCATTAGCCTTCAACGCCGGGCTGGATATTGAATTGCCGAAAGATGACTGCGCCCGTCATCTGGCGGAGGCGGTTGAGCGCGGACTGATTTCGATGGCGAAGATCGATGAAATTGTCGCCCGCGTGCTGGCGGTTAAATTCCGCCTTGGGCTGTTCGAACAGCCCTATACGGATGAGCGTCGCATCGTGTTGCAGTCTGATGCGGCGCTGCAGGCTGCGCGTGACGTGGCAACCCGTTCGCTGACCCTGCTGGAGAACAACGGCATTCTGCCGCTGCGAGGAGCAGCAAAAGTGGCGGTGGTTGGCCCGACAGCGGACGATCCGCTGGCCCTGCTCAGCGGTTACAGCTTCCCGGTACATTTGATCATCAGCGATATGCTGGAAGAGACCTCGCAGGTTACCACGCCGCTGGCAGCCTTGCGCCAGGCGCTGGGCGAGGGCAATGTTCGCTATGCGAAAGGTTGCCATATCATTGAAAAACGCATGGCGGGAGCGCCGGTTTTCCCGGGCGATGCCTCCGGCAAACCGATGCAGCAATCGCCGGTTTCCATGGATCAAAGCCTGATCCCGCAGGCAGTGCGTGCAGCGCAGGAGAGCGATGTGGTGATTGCTTGTGTGGGCGATCTCGCCGGGCTATTCCAGAGCGGCACGGTGGGTGAAGGCTCCGATACGGACAGTCTTTCGCTGCCGGGCGTACAACAGCGATTGCTTGAGGCACTGGTAGAGACCGGTAAACCCGTGGTGGTGGTGATGACCGGCGGGCGCCCTTACAACTTGCAAGGGCTGGAAACGCGTGTCGCCGCCTGGTTAATGGCATGGGCGCCGGGCCAGGAGGGCGGCTACGCAATTGCCGATGTGCTGACCGGCCGCGCGGAACCGCAGGGACGGCTGGTGGTGAGCGTGCCGAAAAGCGCGGGCGCAATGCCCTATTATTACAACCACAAACTGAAAAGCGGCGGGACGCCGTTCGCCTTCCATTTTGGCTCCCGCTACCCGTTCGGCTACGGCCTGAGCTGGACGCAGTTCGATTACGCGCCTCTGGTGTTGTTAACGCCGGAAGTGGCTATTGATGGCGAGATCGCATTGCAGGTTCGGGTCACCAATGTTGGCGAACGCAGCGGCGGCGAGGTTGTGCAGATCTACGTGCGCGACAAAGTGGCTTCGATGGTGCGGCCGGTACAGGAGCTGAAAGCGTTCCAGCGCGTGGACCTTTCGCCAGGAGAATCCGCAACGCTGACCTTTACGCTGCCCGTGGATATGCTCAATTTCACGCGGCGCGACGGCAAGCGCATCGTCGAGCCGGGGGAGTTTGAGTTGCGGGCTGGCGCGTCATCGGGAGATATACGCGCGACAGCAACGGTGAATGTTACCGGTGAAACGCGGGTGCTGCCAGCCGCATGGAGGATGATGAGCCACTGCGAAATCAACCGCTAG